One genomic segment of Microbacterium sp. ProA8 includes these proteins:
- a CDS encoding GGDEF domain-containing protein has translation MTDLRRRYALADRTRTRLQLVMDSSIAFSSATTEERLAEILADTTARAYRAETSAVYLVEPDGTYAIAAGTDPFDGRFDPAPLFRSVSAARRVQKVLDADTGERIAAGLGPAMTAAGVRAFIAAPLHHEDADFGVFVSWFHHERTFDDEAKPLAEALAGQAAQALATLRLQAQLAHAASHDQVTGLPNRRLLETQMDEIVGSSRCAVLFIDLDDFKGVNDQLGHQAGDRMLREVAQRLLAGVRAGDLVARYGGDEFVIVCEISEHADAIELSERILDLLRGDLARPVTHQRLSASIGVAIAPEGSTSPAEQLIRRADLAMYGAKAAGGNRIALAKN, from the coding sequence TTGACCGACCTGCGCCGGCGCTACGCGCTCGCAGACCGCACCCGCACCCGGCTCCAATTGGTGATGGACTCGTCGATCGCGTTCTCGTCCGCGACGACCGAAGAGCGCCTCGCGGAGATCCTCGCCGACACGACGGCCAGGGCCTACCGCGCCGAGACTTCGGCGGTCTACCTGGTCGAACCAGACGGAACGTATGCGATCGCCGCCGGCACCGACCCCTTCGACGGTCGGTTCGACCCCGCGCCGCTCTTCAGGTCCGTGAGCGCAGCACGGCGGGTTCAGAAGGTCCTGGATGCTGATACGGGCGAGCGGATCGCCGCCGGGCTCGGACCCGCGATGACCGCGGCCGGCGTCCGGGCGTTCATCGCCGCGCCGCTGCACCATGAGGATGCGGACTTCGGCGTGTTCGTCAGCTGGTTCCATCACGAGCGGACATTCGACGACGAGGCGAAGCCGCTGGCGGAGGCCTTGGCGGGCCAGGCCGCACAAGCGCTCGCCACGCTTCGACTGCAGGCCCAACTCGCGCATGCCGCGAGCCACGACCAGGTGACCGGCCTCCCCAACCGGCGGCTCCTGGAGACTCAGATGGACGAGATCGTCGGCTCTTCACGGTGCGCGGTGCTGTTCATCGACCTCGACGATTTCAAGGGTGTGAACGACCAGCTCGGCCATCAGGCCGGCGACCGGATGCTGAGGGAAGTCGCACAACGCCTGCTGGCCGGTGTGCGCGCCGGTGACCTCGTCGCGCGGTACGGTGGCGACGAGTTCGTCATCGTCTGCGAGATCTCGGAGCATGCTGACGCCATCGAACTCAGCGAGCGGATCCTCGATCTGCTCCGCGGGGATCTGGCGCGGCCGGTCACCCATCAGCGATTGAGCGCGAGTATCGGAGTCGCGATCGCCCCCGAGGGCAGCACCTCGCCCGCCGAGCAGCTGATCCGCCGCGCAGACCTGGCGATGTATGGCGCAAAGGCCGCCGGCGGAAACAGGATCGCGCTCGCCAAGAACTGA
- a CDS encoding IlvD/Edd family dehydratase yields the protein MASDLRSSEWYSGDDRNAYIHRAWMRRGLPDTAFRGRPQIAIANTASDLTPCNAHLDEVAQSVKNGIYEAGGIPLNLPVVSLGETQVRPTAMLWRNMMAMATEEMLRANPIDGVVLLGGCDKTIPALLMAAASVDLPAVVIPGGPMLTGHFRGEALGCGTDVWRLSEEVRAGTLSEALFARSESSMIRSKGHCNTMGTASTMALVAEALGTIIPGLAGTPAPDSRLLEASHETGRLAVRLIEQDRRPSTILTKASFHNAIVALAAIGGSTNAVVHLLAIAGRLGIDLTIDDFDRVGAEVPLLVNLQPAGRYLMDDLYRAGGFLAVLREVKDLLDPTALTITGRPLVDYLDDARIWDADVIAPRDAPLIPAAGISVLRGSLAPGGAIIKPAAASPHLLKHRGRAVVFDSIEYFHARIDDPDLDIDEDSVMILRGCGPMGYPGMPEVSNMPLPKKLLEKGVRDMVRICDGRMSGTAYGTVILHVTPEAAAGGPLGRVETGDWISLDVRNRRLEVEVPADELAARGINDATVQGFANPRRGWERLYIDHVMQADTGADLDFLVGSSGSKVSRESH from the coding sequence ATGGCGTCCGACCTCAGGAGCTCCGAGTGGTACTCGGGTGACGATCGGAACGCATATATCCACCGGGCGTGGATGCGGCGGGGTCTGCCTGACACCGCGTTCCGCGGGCGGCCGCAGATCGCCATCGCCAACACCGCCTCCGACCTGACCCCGTGCAATGCGCACCTCGACGAGGTGGCGCAGTCGGTGAAGAACGGCATCTACGAAGCGGGCGGGATTCCGCTGAATCTGCCGGTGGTCTCGCTCGGCGAGACGCAGGTGCGCCCGACGGCGATGCTGTGGCGCAACATGATGGCGATGGCGACCGAGGAGATGCTGCGCGCCAACCCCATCGACGGCGTCGTGCTGCTGGGGGGCTGCGACAAGACGATTCCGGCGCTGCTGATGGCCGCGGCATCCGTCGATCTTCCTGCCGTTGTGATTCCGGGCGGTCCGATGCTGACCGGCCACTTCCGCGGCGAGGCGCTCGGCTGCGGAACGGATGTCTGGCGGCTCAGCGAAGAGGTCCGTGCCGGCACCCTGAGCGAGGCGCTGTTCGCCCGGTCGGAGTCGTCGATGATCCGGTCGAAGGGTCATTGCAACACGATGGGCACCGCGTCGACCATGGCCCTCGTCGCTGAGGCGCTGGGAACGATCATCCCCGGCCTGGCCGGCACACCCGCGCCGGACAGCCGGCTGCTCGAGGCCTCGCACGAGACCGGACGGCTCGCGGTGCGGCTGATCGAACAGGACCGCCGCCCCTCGACGATCCTCACGAAGGCGAGCTTCCACAACGCGATCGTCGCGCTCGCCGCGATCGGCGGCTCGACCAACGCGGTCGTGCATCTGCTCGCCATCGCCGGTCGGCTGGGGATCGATCTGACCATCGACGACTTCGACCGGGTCGGCGCGGAGGTGCCGCTGCTGGTGAACCTGCAGCCGGCCGGCCGCTACCTGATGGACGACCTGTACCGGGCCGGCGGATTCCTCGCGGTCCTCCGCGAGGTGAAGGATCTGCTCGACCCCACCGCACTGACCATCACCGGTCGTCCGCTCGTGGACTACCTCGACGACGCGCGGATCTGGGACGCCGATGTCATCGCACCCCGCGATGCACCCCTCATTCCGGCCGCGGGCATCAGCGTGCTGCGCGGATCCCTCGCCCCGGGCGGCGCGATCATCAAACCCGCCGCCGCGTCGCCCCACCTCTTGAAGCACCGCGGCCGTGCCGTGGTGTTCGACTCCATCGAATACTTCCACGCCCGCATCGACGACCCCGACCTCGACATCGACGAGGACTCGGTCATGATCCTCCGCGGCTGCGGCCCGATGGGCTACCCCGGCATGCCCGAGGTGTCGAACATGCCGCTGCCGAAGAAGCTGCTCGAGAAGGGCGTCCGCGACATGGTGCGCATCTGCGACGGACGGATGTCGGGCACCGCCTACGGCACCGTCATCCTGCATGTCACGCCCGAGGCCGCCGCGGGCGGGCCGCTCGGGCGAGTGGAGACCGGCGACTGGATCAGCCTCGACGTGCGCAACCGCCGCCTCGAGGTCGAAGTCCCCGCCGACGAACTCGCGGCGCGCGGCATCAACGACGCGACCGTGCAAGGCTTCGCTAACCCCCGCCGCGGCTGGGAGCGGCTCTACATCGACCACGTCATGCAGGCCGACACCGGAGCCGACCTCGACTTCCTGGTGGGCTCCAGCGGATCGAAGGTCTCGCGGGAGTCGCACTGA
- a CDS encoding glycoside hydrolase family 3 N-terminal domain-containing protein — translation MNRTGAMEPGLTLEQAASLLSGLDMDTTRALPALGVPPVKMTDGSNGLAMNLPHFAGKVAATCYPTLSAMAPTWDVDLVTRVAEAIAVDARKAGAQVLLGPGMNIKRSPLGGRNFEYFSEDPHLTGRLATAFVRGVQRAGVGACVKHFAANNQETDRMRVSADVGPRALREIYLRAFEQVVTEAEPWLVMASYNRVNGTYATQHRWLLTDVLRDEWGFEGAVVSDWGAVDDRVAALAAGLDLEMPSTSGASDALVLAAVENGTLDEATVRASAQRIVELARKAATSARRDDHAAESSAVDLGAAALATEAAERAAVLLRNERGVLPLRADATVAVVGAFAQAPRFQGGGSAGVNAAQPPAALVDALAAAHRGVITFSPGYADEGVTTDADALARAKAAVSAADVGVVAVGLPEAAESEGYDRTTLALPGAQLRLLEELVDAGTPLVVVCIAGGVVDLEPWREQVDAIILPGLAGQGVSEALARLLTGAVSPSGRLAETIPLALSDTPSHLSFPATSESGAYGEDIFVGYRGYDELGRDVAFPFGHGLTYSEFAYSDAAVRATEDGWECSLVVRNIGGFAARDVVQLYLGAPTDAARRAPSELIGFGAAELAPGESTRVVIQVGQRAFARWDEPRGWVTDAGTHALRFARSSRDIIATVDLEVAASGAPAELTAESTLSEWLDHPVVGPRLLARVGELDTVGNTIGLLSDPTARLMIGGLPIKRLTVDAGNVLSSELLDEVRRA, via the coding sequence GTGAACCGAACCGGAGCCATGGAACCAGGCCTCACCCTCGAGCAGGCTGCGAGCCTGCTCTCGGGGCTCGATATGGACACCACCCGCGCCCTTCCGGCCCTCGGCGTGCCGCCCGTCAAGATGACGGACGGGTCCAACGGGCTGGCGATGAACCTGCCGCACTTCGCGGGCAAGGTCGCCGCAACGTGCTACCCGACGCTGTCGGCAATGGCCCCGACATGGGACGTCGACCTGGTCACGCGCGTCGCGGAGGCGATCGCCGTCGACGCGCGGAAAGCCGGCGCGCAGGTGCTGCTCGGTCCGGGCATGAACATCAAGCGCTCCCCGCTCGGTGGCCGCAACTTCGAGTACTTCTCCGAGGACCCCCATCTGACGGGCCGGCTCGCGACCGCGTTCGTGCGCGGGGTGCAGCGGGCGGGGGTCGGCGCGTGCGTGAAGCACTTCGCGGCCAACAACCAGGAGACCGACCGCATGCGCGTGAGCGCCGACGTCGGGCCGCGGGCGCTGCGCGAGATCTACCTCCGCGCCTTCGAGCAGGTCGTGACGGAGGCCGAGCCCTGGCTCGTCATGGCGTCGTACAACCGGGTCAACGGCACCTATGCCACTCAGCACAGGTGGCTCCTCACCGACGTGCTGCGCGACGAGTGGGGTTTCGAAGGCGCGGTCGTGTCGGACTGGGGCGCGGTCGACGACCGTGTCGCTGCGCTGGCCGCCGGCCTCGATCTCGAGATGCCGTCGACGTCCGGCGCCTCCGACGCGCTCGTGCTCGCTGCCGTCGAGAACGGCACCCTCGACGAGGCGACGGTGCGAGCATCCGCTCAGCGCATCGTCGAGCTCGCCCGCAAGGCCGCGACATCCGCTCGCCGTGACGATCACGCTGCCGAGTCATCCGCCGTCGATCTTGGCGCCGCGGCGCTGGCGACGGAAGCGGCCGAACGCGCCGCCGTCTTGCTGCGCAACGAGCGTGGTGTCCTGCCGCTGCGGGCGGACGCGACGGTGGCCGTCGTGGGCGCCTTCGCCCAGGCTCCGCGTTTCCAGGGCGGCGGCAGCGCCGGCGTCAACGCGGCGCAGCCGCCCGCAGCCCTCGTCGACGCCCTGGCCGCAGCGCACCGCGGTGTCATCACCTTCTCACCCGGATACGCGGACGAGGGAGTGACGACGGATGCCGATGCCCTCGCCCGAGCGAAGGCAGCCGTCAGCGCGGCCGATGTCGGCGTCGTCGCCGTGGGACTGCCGGAAGCGGCCGAGAGCGAGGGCTACGACCGCACCACGCTCGCACTCCCCGGCGCCCAGCTTCGACTGCTCGAGGAGCTCGTCGACGCCGGCACGCCTCTGGTCGTGGTCTGCATCGCCGGCGGCGTCGTCGACCTCGAACCCTGGCGGGAGCAGGTCGACGCCATCATCCTTCCGGGGCTGGCCGGCCAGGGGGTCTCAGAGGCGCTGGCGCGCCTCCTCACCGGCGCCGTCTCGCCGTCGGGGCGTCTGGCCGAGACGATCCCCCTGGCGCTGTCGGACACCCCGAGCCACCTCTCGTTCCCGGCAACCTCCGAGAGCGGCGCCTACGGCGAGGACATCTTCGTCGGCTACCGCGGCTACGACGAGCTCGGACGCGACGTGGCGTTCCCCTTCGGCCACGGACTCACCTACTCGGAGTTCGCATACTCCGACGCCGCGGTCCGCGCGACGGAGGACGGGTGGGAGTGCTCCCTTGTCGTGCGCAACATCGGCGGGTTCGCCGCCCGCGACGTGGTCCAGCTGTACCTCGGCGCGCCGACAGATGCCGCACGGCGTGCGCCCAGTGAGCTGATCGGATTCGGCGCCGCTGAACTCGCCCCCGGTGAGTCGACCCGGGTCGTCATCCAGGTCGGGCAGCGGGCGTTCGCACGCTGGGATGAGCCACGCGGCTGGGTGACGGATGCCGGAACCCACGCCCTGCGCTTCGCCCGGTCCTCCCGCGACATCATCGCGACGGTGGACCTGGAGGTCGCCGCATCCGGGGCACCGGCTGAGCTCACTGCGGAGTCGACGCTTTCTGAGTGGCTCGACCATCCGGTCGTGGGGCCTCGGCTGCTCGCGCGCGTCGGCGAGCTCGACACCGTGGGCAACACCATCGGACTGCTCAGCGACCCGACGGCCCGGCTGATGATCGGCGGACTGCCCATCAAGCGCCTCACCGTCGACGCCGGCAACGTCCTCTCATCCGAGCTCCTCGACGAGGTCCGACGCGCCTAG
- the ppk2 gene encoding polyphosphate kinase 2 → MSTKKAPKPSAKRLPKRLYEAELKRLQVELVEMQQWVAATGARVLVIFEGRDAAGKGGAIKRVVQYLNPRHARVVALPKPSKKERGQWYFQRYIERLPTKGEIVLMDRSWYNRAGVERVMDYCSEEQYQAFLRQCPIVERLLIEDGIILVKYWFSVSDEEQQSRFASRLDDPMRRWKLSPTDLESILRWEDYSRAKDAMFAATDTSESPWWTIESDDKRSARLNVIAHLLSSIPYQRLELDDVSIPDRPDANDYKRPPVEQFRYVPDIAARLLKTQTKRS, encoded by the coding sequence ATGTCCACGAAGAAGGCGCCCAAGCCCTCGGCAAAACGCCTCCCCAAGCGACTGTACGAGGCTGAGCTGAAACGTCTGCAGGTCGAACTCGTCGAGATGCAGCAGTGGGTCGCAGCGACCGGCGCGCGCGTACTGGTGATCTTCGAGGGTCGCGACGCCGCGGGCAAGGGCGGTGCGATCAAACGGGTGGTGCAATACCTGAATCCCCGACATGCGCGCGTCGTCGCCCTGCCCAAGCCTTCGAAGAAGGAGCGCGGTCAGTGGTACTTCCAGCGCTACATCGAACGGCTTCCCACCAAGGGTGAGATCGTCCTGATGGACCGGTCCTGGTACAACCGCGCGGGAGTGGAGCGCGTCATGGACTACTGCTCCGAGGAGCAGTACCAGGCCTTCCTCCGCCAGTGTCCGATCGTGGAACGCCTGCTGATCGAGGACGGGATCATCCTGGTGAAGTACTGGTTCTCGGTGTCGGACGAAGAGCAGCAGTCGCGCTTCGCGTCGCGGTTGGATGACCCGATGCGTCGCTGGAAGCTTTCTCCGACCGACCTCGAGTCGATCCTGAGGTGGGAGGACTACTCACGAGCGAAGGATGCGATGTTCGCGGCGACTGACACTTCTGAGTCGCCGTGGTGGACGATCGAAAGCGATGACAAGCGCAGCGCGCGGCTGAACGTGATCGCACACCTGCTCAGCAGCATCCCGTATCAGCGTCTCGAGCTGGATGACGTCTCGATCCCCGATCGACCCGACGCGAACGACTACAAGCGACCCCCCGTCGAGCAGTTCCGCTACGTTCCCGACATCGCCGCCCGACTCCTCAAGACCCAGACGAAGCGGTCCTGA
- a CDS encoding glycosyl hydrolase family 65 protein: MSGHRAFDVAPWGIGWSEWTASHQARRESVFALSNGYLGWRGTLEEGDPCEVPGTYLNGVFERHPMPYAEDGYGYPDSGESVINVPDGKVIRLLVDDEPFDIRTGELHRHDQFLDFRAGTLRREAHWTSPDGRTVKVRSERLVSLTHRAVAAISYEVTAVDAAVDLTVLSEIVANEPLPEVHPDERVMAALRGALKPVDQFVVEGRATLLHRTESSRIGVAVSMDHQVLAGGPVTVETEASDTLARTTVSTRLARGDSIRIVKFVGHEWSDSLTDAALRDRVDAAVTTATHLGWEALAEQQREYLDHFWACADVTVEGAPRLQQAVRFALFQVLQAAARAEVRSIPGKGLTGPGYEGHTFWDAEAYVLPVLTYTLPDAARNALRWRHSTLDHALRRAKQLHLAGAAFPWRTIDGRECSGYWPAGTAAFHINADIAAAVIRYVRATGDIEFERETGLEILTQTARLWVALGRWDPQGVFHIDGITGPDEYSALVDDNIFTNLMAQQNLRGAAAAAQAHPEAARSLEVTDEEIEAWTATAAAMAVPFDDERGVHQQSAGFTDRERWDFERTEESQYPLQDHFPYFDLYRKQVVKQADLVLALQFAPEAFSPDETARAFAYYEELTVRDSSLSASAQAVVAARVGHLDLAMAYLAEAATIDIDDLRDDVDDGLHIAALAGVWTALTAGFGGMKHGESGLQFSPRLTAPLTRLDFGIRIGRQTLRLEVESDQTTYTLSDGPALSIRHFGTPVLVEPGSPVTLTTPAIADPGPPPSQPARRAPEDPGSRAR, translated from the coding sequence ATGAGCGGGCATCGGGCGTTCGACGTCGCTCCGTGGGGCATCGGGTGGTCTGAATGGACCGCGTCGCACCAGGCGAGACGGGAGTCGGTGTTCGCGCTCTCCAACGGCTATCTGGGCTGGCGGGGAACGCTCGAGGAGGGCGACCCCTGCGAGGTGCCGGGCACCTATCTGAACGGCGTGTTCGAGCGGCACCCGATGCCGTACGCCGAAGACGGGTACGGGTATCCCGACTCGGGCGAGAGTGTCATAAACGTGCCGGATGGCAAGGTCATCCGGCTCCTCGTCGACGACGAGCCGTTCGACATCCGCACCGGCGAGTTGCACCGGCACGACCAGTTCCTCGACTTCCGCGCGGGCACACTGCGGCGCGAAGCGCACTGGACCTCGCCCGACGGGCGTACCGTGAAGGTCCGCTCCGAGCGCCTGGTGTCGCTCACCCACCGGGCCGTGGCGGCGATCAGCTACGAGGTCACGGCGGTCGATGCAGCGGTGGATCTCACGGTGCTGTCGGAGATCGTGGCGAACGAACCGCTGCCCGAGGTGCATCCCGACGAACGGGTGATGGCCGCCCTGCGCGGGGCGCTGAAGCCCGTCGACCAGTTCGTCGTGGAAGGCCGGGCAACGCTCCTGCATCGGACGGAGAGCAGCCGCATCGGCGTCGCCGTGTCGATGGACCATCAGGTTCTCGCGGGCGGACCGGTCACGGTCGAGACCGAGGCGTCCGACACGCTCGCCCGCACCACGGTGTCCACACGTCTTGCTCGGGGCGACAGCATCCGGATCGTGAAATTCGTAGGTCACGAGTGGTCCGACTCGCTGACCGATGCCGCGTTGCGCGATCGCGTGGATGCTGCGGTCACGACGGCGACGCACCTCGGGTGGGAGGCGCTCGCCGAACAGCAGCGCGAGTACCTCGACCACTTCTGGGCATGTGCCGACGTCACCGTCGAGGGGGCGCCGCGTCTGCAGCAGGCCGTGCGGTTCGCGCTGTTCCAGGTGCTGCAGGCGGCTGCGCGGGCGGAGGTGCGTTCCATCCCGGGCAAGGGTCTCACCGGGCCGGGCTACGAGGGGCACACGTTCTGGGACGCCGAGGCGTACGTGCTCCCGGTGCTCACCTACACGCTGCCGGACGCGGCGCGCAACGCGCTGCGGTGGCGTCACTCGACTCTGGATCATGCGCTGCGGCGTGCGAAGCAGCTGCATCTCGCAGGGGCGGCCTTTCCGTGGCGCACGATCGACGGCCGGGAGTGCTCGGGCTACTGGCCTGCGGGGACGGCCGCGTTCCACATCAACGCCGATATCGCAGCAGCGGTCATCCGCTATGTGAGGGCGACCGGAGACATCGAGTTCGAACGCGAGACGGGGCTCGAGATCCTCACGCAGACGGCCCGGCTCTGGGTCGCGCTCGGACGCTGGGATCCGCAGGGAGTCTTCCACATCGACGGCATCACCGGACCCGACGAATACTCCGCGCTGGTCGACGACAACATCTTCACCAACCTCATGGCGCAGCAGAATCTGCGAGGTGCGGCGGCGGCCGCACAGGCCCACCCGGAAGCAGCGCGCAGCCTCGAGGTCACCGACGAGGAGATCGAAGCCTGGACGGCGACGGCCGCCGCGATGGCCGTGCCCTTCGACGACGAGCGCGGCGTGCACCAGCAGTCTGCAGGTTTCACCGATCGCGAGCGCTGGGACTTCGAGCGCACCGAGGAATCGCAGTATCCGCTTCAGGACCACTTCCCGTACTTCGACCTGTACCGCAAGCAGGTGGTCAAGCAGGCAGACCTGGTCCTGGCGCTGCAGTTCGCGCCGGAAGCATTCTCCCCCGACGAGACGGCTCGCGCCTTCGCGTACTACGAAGAGCTCACCGTGCGCGACTCGTCCCTGTCGGCATCAGCCCAGGCCGTCGTCGCCGCCCGCGTCGGCCACCTCGACCTCGCGATGGCGTATCTGGCCGAAGCGGCCACCATCGACATCGACGATCTGCGCGACGATGTCGACGACGGGCTTCACATCGCGGCGCTCGCGGGCGTATGGACCGCGCTGACCGCCGGCTTCGGTGGCATGAAGCACGGCGAGTCGGGTCTGCAGTTCTCACCCCGGCTCACGGCGCCGCTCACCCGACTGGACTTCGGCATCCGTATCGGACGACAGACGCTGCGCCTCGAAGTCGAGTCGGATCAGACCACCTACACCCTGAGCGACGGCCCGGCCCTCAGCATCCGCCACTTCGGCACTCCCGTGCTCGTCGAGCCGGGCTCTCCGGTGACGCTGACCACACCAGCGATCGCAGACCCGGGGCCTCCACCCTCACAGCCCGCCCGTCGAGCGCCGGAAGATCCCGGCTCGCGAGCCCGGTGA